From Anomalospiza imberbis isolate Cuckoo-Finch-1a 21T00152 chromosome 6, ASM3175350v1, whole genome shotgun sequence, one genomic window encodes:
- the MIS18BP1 gene encoding mis18-binding protein 1: protein MKARAEQQRRVATDVILSPAGRQHGPDAAREARGAQPGPEPVLPQVPRMEPLEVPPAEPPVLETPQKFFLRVKWQLQQQQQARTSSTQTEQNVPPSTTAENPSVQPACAEQPGNEPAEDVDSDKDGVDIFLVESIEVDADGEMSQSTVATPLRVNSSPWEKEDQVKGRSGNGEAKHTELHEDRRELQPSKKPAAPAVEEAPETNPENPSQRFCSIMLCSPVQIPRKQKLAEQPKAPLDKPPTDQPAGKAHNEKNICLNSWRIKVLAGNMAICVEGKRKDMKQLLWHSSAITERITHNQVQTSSGTVYLLQGKIDTAAMRREGFPYRFIKKFTFGFSRSWKEYVEEFLEERRRKERIQDSGGEENEENDSVGGTDVLETTGGPANTAKKPALRNSTYEVSPGNHENIFITPNRSSRNDSSSVYTRSGRRIKPPMNFWCGQREFVDQNLNVTIENGGVDYLSLMLSSEKAKRKTSPISKKSKPKEGMKTTEEMPKSKSKEKSSERGATSRGDPRSAGSRKGRRFLSDEENDPGIRGTKTKSQLPARGASLNTNGLNKRSSRVLEAAKRAAGSGGLSMYEQGYRNCLRSAKQHLPGKERILLAQEPSEDEQEQSSEDTALLIRRKKKPISKPESQSRKPCSGSRGSWDDANKSRGQRTGKPSRNVLVRLSGTESSDESESRSEGKASSESSASLLPAQARRAQGRTNPPRLVDSDTEPETRKEEIHSKDRNGRVPQKKISHGVSNGARASAAKLREAKGQTSLELFPRAADGWSEKELQNLHRAIAAFPKHRSGFWQEVAMAVGSRSAQECQGKYLEEQEGKGTKQQPRRTTSGKSEKKDKKEPVITAKVGTLKRKQQMREFLEQLPKDNHDDVFTATPFQNRRVQLPALRGSQDGDAKDFALSELPLTPSSGLFPPVKTPQCEHISPGMLVPINRNDYDRHVFRMQKNMQGSRGTWDKVKKKSARAALETPPSCRTKRVTPAPVVGKLFMAETPDSSGEEQEDSYFSV, encoded by the exons ATGAAGGCGCGAGCGGAGCAGCAGCGCAGGGTCGCCACCGACGTGATCCTGAGCCCCGCGGGCCGGCAGCACGGGCCCGATGCGGCCCGGGAGGCGCGCGGCGCCCAGCCAGGACCAG AGCCAGTTTTGCCTCAGGTTCCTAGGATGGAGCCCCTGGAAGTGCCCCCAGCAGAGCCTCCCGTGCTGGAAACCCCCCAGAAGTTCTTCCTGCGGGTGAAGTGgcaactgcagcagcagcagcaag CTAGAACATCTTCAACCCAAACCGAGCAGAATGTTCCTCCTTCCACAACTGCAGAGAATCCTTCAGTCCAGCCtgcctgtgctgagcagccaggGAATGAGCCTGCAGAGGATGTGGACTCTGATAAGGATGGTGTGGATATTTTCCTGGTGGAATCTATAGAAGTAGATGCTGATGGAGAAATGTCTCAAAGTACAGTGGCTACTCCTTTGCGAGTGAACTCCAGCCCTTGGGAAAAGGAGGATCAGGTAAAAGGAAGGTCGGGAAATGGAGAAGCAAAACATACAGAGCTTCATGAAGACAGGAGAGAGTTGCAGCCCAGCAAAAaaccagctgctccagcagtggAAGAGGCACCAGAGACTAATCCTGAAAACCCCTCTCAGCGCTTCTGTAGCATCATGCTCTGCTCTCCAGTCCAAATTCCAAGGAAGCAGAAGCTGGCAGAACAACCCAAGGCCCCTTTGGATAAACCTCCTACTGATCAACCTGCTGGCAAAGCACACAATGAG aaaaacatctgCCTGAACAGCTGGAGGATTAAAGTGCTGGCTGGAAACATGGCAATCTGtgtggaagggaaaaggaa GGACAtgaagcagctgctgtggcacagcagcGCCATCACGGAGCGCATCACTCACAACCAGGTGCAAACCTCCTCGGGAACTGTCTACCTGCTGCAGGGCAAGATAGACACAGCTGCCATGAGGAGGGAGG GGTTCCCCTACCGCTTCATCAAGAAATTCACATTTGGCTTCTCCAGGAGTTGGAAGGAGTACGTGGAGGAGTTTcttgaggaaaggaggag GAAAGAGCGAATTCAAGATAGTGGTGGGGAGGAAAACGAGGAGAATGACTCAGTGGGGGGAACTGATGTGTTGGAAACCACAGGAGGCCCAGCAAACACTGCAAAGAAACCTGCACTGAGAAACTCCACCTATGAGGTATCACCAGGGAACCATGAGAACATCT TCATAACACCAAATCGCAGCTCCAGGAATGACTCGAGCAGTGTCTACACTCGCAGCGGGCGCCGCATCAAACCCCCCATGAACTTCTGGTGTGGGCAGAGGGAGTTTGTGGATCAGAACCTCAATGTCACCATAGAAAATGGAGGGGTGGATTATCTCAGCCTG atgCTTAGTAGTGAAAAAGCCAAAAGAAAGACCAGTCCCATCTCCAAGAAGAGTAAACCAAAAGAAGGCATGAAGACAACAGAGGAAATGCCAAAAAGCAAAAGTAAAG AGAAAAGCAGCGAGAGAGGAGCCACTTCCAGAGGAGACCCCAgatctgctggcagcaggaagggcaGGCGCTTCCTTTCGGATGAGGAGAATGATCCTGGAATCAGGGGCACAAAAAcaaaatcccagctccctgccaggggGGCTTCCTTAAACACCAACGGGCTGAACAAACGCAGCAGCAGAGTCCTGGAGGCAGCAAAgagagcagcaggctctggagGGCTGAGCATGTACGAGCAGGGCTACAGGAACTGCCTCAGGTCAGCCAAGCAGCACCTCCCGGGGAAGGAGAGGATTCTCCTCGCCCAGGAACCCTCAGAGGATGAGCAGGAGCAGTCCAGTGAGGACACTGCACTGCTGatcaggaggaaaaagaaacctATATCAAAACCAGAGTCTCAGAGCCGGAAACCTTGCTCTGGCTCCAGAGGTTCCTGGGATGATGCAAACAAGTCCCGTGGCCAAAGGACAGGAAAGCCCTCCCGGAATGTGCTGGTGAGGCTGAGTGGGACCGAGTCCAGTGACGAGTCTGAGTCCCGTTCTGAAGGGAAAGCATCCTCTGAGTCCAGTGcttccctcctgcctgctcAGGCCAGGAGGGCACAGGGCAGAACCAACCCTCCCAGGCTGGTCGATTCCGACACCGAGCCCGAAACCAGGAAGGAGGAAATTCATAGCAAGGACAGGAATGGCAGAGTACCCCAGAAGAAAATAAGCCATGGAGTCTCCAACGGTGCCAGGGcttcagcagcaaaactgaGAGAGGCAAAAGGACAGACATCTCTGGAACTTTTCCCAAGGGCAGCTGATGGTTGGTCTGAGAAGGAATTACAGAACCTTCACAG ggccatCGCGGCGTTCCCGAAGCACAGGAGCGGCTTCTGGCAGGAGGTGGCCATGGCCGTGGGGTCCCGCTCGGCCCAGGAGTGCCAGGGGAAGtacctggaggagcaggaggggaaagGCACCAAACAGCAGCCCAGGAGAACCACGTCAGGAAAATCTGAGAAGAAAG ATAAGAAGGAGCCAGTGATCACTGCCAAGGTGGGCACCCTCAAGCGGAAGCAGCAGATGAGGGAgttcctggagcagctgcccaaGGACAACCACGACGACGTCTTCACCGCGACGCCCTTCCAGAACAGGAGGGTCCAG ctgccagcactgcgAGGGAGCCAGGACGGGGACGCCAAGGATTTTGCTCTCTCAGAGCTCCCGCTCACCCCCTCCTCAGGCCTCTTTCCCCCTGTGAAAACCCCGCAGTGTGAGCACATCAGCCCGGGAATGCTGGTCCCCATCAACAG GAACGACTACGACCGGCACGTGTTCCGCATGCAGAAGAACATGCAGGGCAGCAGAGGCACCTGGGACAAGGTCAAGAAGAAGTCG gCCAGAGCTGCACTTGAGACACCACCTTCCTGCAGAACTAAGA GAGTGACC